Proteins from a single region of bacterium:
- the gcvH gene encoding glycine cleavage system protein GcvH produces MDETGLKFSEDHVWVLEMGPTVRIGVSDYGQEQLGEILSAALCEVGKFLEPGDTFSELESQKTVIELPSPVTGTVRAVNDAIRDDPSLINVDPYGKGWIVEVEIEEPEELERLMSGEDYETFVEE; encoded by the coding sequence ATGGACGAAACCGGACTGAAATTCTCCGAAGATCACGTATGGGTCCTCGAGATGGGACCCACCGTCCGCATCGGCGTTTCCGACTACGGGCAGGAGCAACTGGGGGAGATCCTCTCCGCGGCGCTGTGCGAGGTCGGGAAGTTCCTGGAGCCGGGAGACACGTTCAGCGAGCTGGAATCCCAGAAAACCGTGATCGAGCTCCCCTCTCCGGTCACGGGGACCGTCCGGGCGGTCAACGACGCGATCCGGGACGACCCCTCCCTGATCAACGTCGACCCATATGGCAAAGGGTGGATCGTCGAGGTCGAGATCGAGGAGCCCGAGGAGCTCGAGCGTCTGATGAGCGGCGAAGACTACGAGACATTCGTCGAGGAGTGA
- the metH gene encoding methionine synthase has protein sequence MAFQDEKILLFDGACGTNLQRMEIPPSAWEGRDGCNEFLNVSAPEVIREWHSSFLAAGATVLETNTFGANAIVLSEYGLAGRVEEINRAAVGNAREAIRRHGGPAYVAGSIGPTTKLPSLGHVAFEPMADAFSEQARALVDAGADLLIVETCQDLLQIKIALVSCFGTLERMKRDVPVMVSLTIESTGTMLVGTDVAAALAAIEPFPVFSIGLNCATGPEGMTSHIRHLCRHYRGRVSCIPNAGMPQVRDGKTHYPLSPEAFAAQLSAFVRDEGVSIVGGCCGTTPEHIRKLREALDGVVPAPRNVVEKPSLSSLYQAAEIRQEIPPFLIGERCNANGSRRFRDLLLADDYPGALRVALEQQEDGAHAVDLCTAYAGRDEKADLSAMSRLFAQSVQIPMVIDSTTPDCIEAALKIHPGRCLVNSVNLEDGGKNLERVCRLAKTYGAAVIALTIHEKGMALTVDEKVATAKTIHDLAVHRYGLRPADLLFDVLTFTVGSGDATLVDAAANTLAAIRRVKEELPGVFTLLGVSNVSFGLSPASRRILNSVFLHEAVAAGLDAAIIDAAKVLPMSKIPDADREVCLDLIHNRRVGDAESPLSAFLRHFSDGKPAKEDPAKDGNLPAIAPEEELAEKVVAGDKEGLEDLLSILLSRRPPASIINQLLVPAMRRVGDLFGRGEMLLPFVLQSAEVMKRSVDYLAPFMEKAEREEGRRILLATVAGDVHDIGKNLVDIILSNNGYRVVNLGIKVPAETIIEKARELRVNAIGLSGLLVKSALVMRENLPQFAAAGLRVPVLLGGAALTGKFVAQECVPGYPGPVVYCADAFAGLSAMRRIDEGTLSSTVFLEAGSAPATTPGPRGAAVARDNRVPAPPFLGPRHVEGIDPGKLFPYVNEQALFRGRWGYRRGKMTAAAYEELVREKVRPMYEELMRRGVEGNLFAPKVAYGWFRAFAEGDALVVEHDGRSWPFPFPRQKNPPHLCIADYFRTREEGGDVAGFFVATIGEEMARATRELFTSDRYHDYLMLHAFGVEVTDALAEYWHEEMRRELGIAGDRPASYSGYVVQEYQGSRYGFGYPACPDLSAHTAVFELLDPARIGVTLTESMEMVPEQTTSAIVVHHPQAKYFAV, from the coding sequence ATGGCGTTCCAGGACGAAAAAATCCTGCTGTTCGACGGAGCGTGCGGGACGAACCTGCAGCGGATGGAGATCCCCCCGTCCGCCTGGGAGGGACGGGACGGGTGCAACGAATTCCTGAACGTTTCCGCTCCCGAGGTGATCCGGGAGTGGCACTCCTCCTTCCTCGCCGCCGGGGCGACGGTGCTCGAGACGAACACTTTCGGCGCCAACGCGATCGTTCTCTCGGAGTACGGACTGGCCGGCCGCGTCGAGGAGATCAACCGGGCGGCGGTCGGCAACGCGCGCGAGGCGATCCGGCGGCACGGCGGGCCCGCGTACGTCGCGGGCTCCATCGGGCCCACCACGAAGCTCCCGTCGCTGGGACACGTCGCCTTCGAGCCGATGGCGGACGCCTTCTCGGAGCAGGCGCGCGCGCTCGTCGACGCCGGGGCGGACCTGCTGATCGTCGAGACGTGCCAGGACCTGCTTCAGATCAAGATCGCGCTGGTCTCCTGTTTCGGGACGCTCGAACGGATGAAGCGGGACGTACCGGTGATGGTCTCCCTCACGATCGAGAGCACGGGGACGATGCTGGTGGGGACCGACGTCGCCGCCGCCCTGGCCGCCATCGAGCCGTTCCCCGTCTTCTCGATCGGGTTGAACTGCGCCACCGGCCCCGAGGGGATGACCTCCCACATCCGGCACCTTTGCCGCCACTATCGCGGCCGCGTCTCCTGCATCCCCAACGCAGGGATGCCGCAGGTGCGGGACGGGAAGACCCACTACCCCCTTTCCCCCGAGGCGTTCGCCGCGCAGCTTTCCGCCTTCGTCCGCGACGAGGGGGTCTCGATCGTCGGGGGGTGCTGCGGCACCACGCCGGAGCACATCCGGAAGCTCCGCGAGGCGCTCGACGGGGTCGTCCCCGCTCCGCGGAACGTGGTGGAGAAGCCGTCCCTTTCCAGCCTCTACCAGGCCGCGGAGATCCGCCAGGAGATTCCCCCGTTCCTGATCGGGGAGCGGTGCAACGCCAACGGCTCGAGGCGGTTCCGGGACCTGCTCCTCGCGGATGACTACCCGGGGGCGCTGCGGGTCGCTCTCGAGCAGCAGGAGGACGGCGCCCACGCCGTGGACCTGTGCACGGCGTACGCGGGGAGGGACGAGAAGGCGGATCTCTCCGCCATGTCCCGCCTCTTCGCGCAGTCGGTCCAGATCCCGATGGTCATCGACTCGACCACGCCCGACTGCATCGAGGCGGCGCTGAAGATCCATCCCGGGAGGTGCCTCGTCAACTCGGTGAACCTCGAGGACGGCGGGAAAAACCTCGAGCGCGTTTGCCGGCTGGCGAAAACGTACGGGGCGGCGGTCATCGCCCTCACGATCCACGAGAAGGGGATGGCGTTGACGGTCGACGAGAAGGTTGCGACCGCGAAAACGATCCACGACCTTGCCGTGCACCGGTACGGGCTGCGCCCCGCGGACCTCCTCTTCGACGTCCTCACCTTCACCGTCGGATCGGGGGACGCGACCCTGGTCGACGCCGCCGCCAATACCCTCGCGGCGATCCGCCGGGTGAAGGAGGAGCTCCCCGGCGTGTTCACCCTGCTCGGCGTGAGCAACGTCTCCTTCGGCCTCTCCCCCGCCTCCCGCCGGATCCTGAACTCCGTCTTCCTGCACGAGGCGGTCGCCGCGGGGCTCGACGCGGCGATCATCGACGCGGCGAAGGTCCTGCCGATGTCGAAGATCCCCGACGCCGACCGGGAAGTCTGCCTGGACCTGATCCACAACCGCCGGGTCGGCGATGCCGAGTCCCCCCTTTCCGCCTTCCTCCGCCATTTCTCGGACGGGAAGCCGGCGAAGGAGGACCCCGCGAAGGACGGGAACCTCCCCGCGATCGCACCGGAGGAGGAATTGGCCGAAAAGGTGGTGGCGGGGGACAAGGAGGGGCTGGAGGACCTTCTCTCCATCCTCCTGTCGCGCCGGCCGCCGGCGTCGATCATCAACCAGCTGCTGGTTCCCGCGATGCGCCGGGTCGGGGACCTCTTCGGGCGGGGCGAGATGCTCCTCCCCTTCGTCCTGCAGTCCGCCGAGGTGATGAAGCGGTCCGTCGACTACCTCGCCCCCTTCATGGAGAAGGCCGAGCGCGAGGAGGGACGCCGGATCCTCCTGGCCACCGTGGCCGGGGACGTGCACGACATCGGCAAGAACCTGGTCGACATCATCCTCTCGAACAACGGGTACCGGGTCGTGAACCTGGGGATCAAGGTGCCGGCGGAGACGATCATCGAAAAGGCGCGGGAGCTCCGGGTGAACGCGATCGGGTTGTCGGGACTGCTCGTCAAGTCCGCGCTGGTGATGCGGGAGAACCTGCCGCAGTTCGCCGCCGCGGGGCTTCGCGTCCCCGTCCTCCTCGGGGGGGCGGCCCTCACCGGGAAGTTCGTGGCGCAGGAGTGCGTCCCCGGGTACCCCGGGCCGGTGGTCTACTGCGCCGACGCGTTCGCGGGGCTGTCGGCGATGCGCCGGATCGACGAGGGGACCCTTTCGTCCACCGTCTTCCTGGAGGCGGGGAGCGCCCCCGCGACGACCCCCGGTCCGAGGGGGGCGGCGGTCGCCCGGGACAACCGGGTCCCCGCGCCGCCCTTTCTCGGGCCCCGGCACGTCGAGGGGATCGACCCGGGGAAGCTGTTCCCCTACGTCAACGAACAGGCCCTCTTCCGCGGTCGCTGGGGGTACCGGCGGGGGAAGATGACCGCGGCGGCGTACGAGGAGCTGGTGCGGGAGAAGGTCCGCCCGATGTACGAGGAGCTGATGCGGCGCGGCGTGGAGGGAAACCTCTTCGCGCCGAAGGTCGCCTACGGCTGGTTCCGGGCCTTCGCGGAAGGGGACGCGCTGGTGGTGGAGCACGACGGGCGCTCATGGCCCTTCCCCTTCCCCCGGCAGAAGAACCCGCCGCACCTTTGCATCGCGGACTACTTCCGGACGCGGGAAGAGGGGGGGGACGTCGCCGGGTTCTTCGTGGCGACGATCGGGGAGGAGATGGCGCGGGCGACGCGGGAGCTCTTCACGTCCGACCGGTACCACGACTACCTGATGCTCCACGCCTTCGGGGTCGAGGTCACCGACGCGCTGGCGGAGTACTGGCACGAGGAGATGCGCCGCGAACTGGGAATCGCCGGAGACCGCCCGGCCTCCTACTCCGGGTACGTCGTCCAGGAGTACCAGGGATCCCGCTACGGCTTCGGGTACCCTGCGTGCCCGGACCTCTCCGCGCACACGGCGGTGTTCGAGCTGCTCGACCCGGCCCGGATCGGCGTCACGCTCACCGAGTCGATGGAGATGGTCCCCGAGCAAACCACCTCGGCGATCGTGGTCCACCACCCCCAGGCGAAATACTTCGCGGTGTGA
- a CDS encoding rubredoxin gives MKKYICANCGYIYDPAAGDPMSGIAPGTAFDELPPGWVCPMCYAPKSQFDELE, from the coding sequence ATCAAAAAATACATCTGCGCGAACTGCGGCTATATCTACGACCCGGCGGCCGGGGACCCGATGAGCGGCATCGCGCCGGGAACGGCGTTCGACGAGCTGCCCCCGGGGTGGGTCTGCCCGATGTGCTACGCCCCGAAATCCCAGTTCGACGAGCTGGAGTAG
- a CDS encoding bifunctional homocysteine S-methyltransferase/methylenetetrahydrofolate reductase: MKRSPLIFDGAMGTEIYDRGVFINTCFDELCLTNPKLILQIHRDYVEAGAEVIETNTFGANPIRLKPYGLAEKTEEINRAGVRLAREAAGDEVFVAGSVGPCTESRQRMPDAFATEVEAAFREQMVALAAEGVDLFLLETFSNLNELQLAARVAKEFARPVLASFVLNDRGETALGTRAETMASALSGDANVDIVGINCGTGPSGAFDALQAVLPHTGKPVVVMPNAGMPREISGRVLYLTSPEYFTEYAKKYIELGVRGVGGCCGTTPAHIRMAARAVKPLRVGKRRVEVKPLLRQESLVYAVPTERKSRLAAKLCAGEKVTSVELVPPKSSDMTALLDRARMCAEAGVDAINIPDGPRASARVSPMISALTILQRVGIEPILHYCCRDRNLIGMQSDLLGGYAAKLVNFLIITGDPPKLGEYPDVTGVFDVDSIGLVQVAANLNRGLDIGGNPIDPPTGLFIGVGANPCAVDLEREIERYFRKIDAGAEFAITQPVFDPEALLRFLDRVETYRRTIPVLAGVWPLLSFKNAEFMNNEVPGVVVPKAILERMARCRTREDGRKAGIEIARGIVGRISDRVNGFQVSAPMGQVETALAVLGKST; this comes from the coding sequence ATGAAGCGGTCGCCGCTCATCTTCGACGGCGCCATGGGAACGGAGATCTACGACCGCGGGGTGTTCATCAACACCTGCTTCGACGAACTGTGCCTCACGAACCCGAAGCTCATCCTCCAGATCCACCGCGACTACGTGGAGGCCGGGGCCGAGGTGATCGAGACGAACACCTTCGGCGCCAACCCGATTCGGCTCAAGCCGTACGGCCTCGCCGAGAAGACGGAGGAGATCAACCGCGCCGGTGTCCGGCTGGCGCGGGAGGCGGCGGGGGACGAGGTCTTCGTCGCGGGCTCGGTCGGTCCGTGCACCGAGTCCCGGCAGCGGATGCCCGACGCGTTCGCCACCGAAGTCGAGGCGGCGTTCCGGGAGCAGATGGTGGCCCTCGCGGCGGAGGGGGTGGACCTCTTCCTCCTCGAGACCTTCTCCAACCTGAACGAGCTCCAGCTCGCCGCGCGGGTGGCGAAGGAGTTCGCCAGGCCGGTCCTGGCCTCCTTCGTGCTCAACGACCGGGGCGAGACCGCCCTGGGGACGCGGGCGGAAACGATGGCGTCGGCACTTTCCGGCGACGCCAACGTCGACATCGTCGGGATCAACTGCGGCACCGGCCCCTCCGGCGCCTTCGACGCGCTCCAGGCGGTCCTCCCGCACACCGGGAAACCGGTGGTCGTCATGCCGAACGCGGGGATGCCCCGGGAGATCAGCGGGCGCGTGTTGTACCTGACGAGCCCGGAATACTTCACCGAGTACGCCAAGAAGTACATCGAGCTGGGGGTCCGGGGGGTGGGGGGGTGCTGCGGGACGACGCCGGCGCACATCCGGATGGCCGCGCGCGCCGTGAAGCCGCTGCGCGTCGGGAAGCGGCGCGTGGAGGTGAAACCGCTCCTCCGGCAGGAGTCCCTGGTCTACGCGGTCCCGACCGAGCGGAAGTCCCGCCTCGCGGCGAAGTTGTGCGCGGGGGAGAAGGTGACGTCGGTCGAGCTCGTCCCGCCGAAATCGAGCGACATGACCGCGCTGCTCGACAGGGCCCGGATGTGCGCGGAGGCCGGCGTCGACGCGATCAACATCCCCGACGGCCCCCGGGCGAGCGCCCGGGTTTCCCCGATGATCTCCGCCCTCACGATCCTGCAGCGTGTCGGGATCGAGCCGATCCTCCACTACTGCTGCCGCGACCGGAACCTGATCGGGATGCAGTCGGACCTGCTGGGGGGATACGCCGCGAAGCTCGTCAACTTCCTCATCATCACCGGGGACCCGCCGAAACTGGGGGAGTACCCGGACGTGACCGGCGTCTTCGACGTGGACTCGATCGGGCTGGTCCAGGTGGCGGCCAACCTGAACCGCGGGCTCGACATCGGCGGCAACCCGATCGATCCGCCGACGGGCCTGTTCATCGGCGTGGGAGCCAACCCGTGCGCGGTGGACCTCGAGCGCGAGATCGAGCGATACTTCCGGAAGATCGACGCGGGGGCCGAGTTCGCCATCACCCAGCCGGTGTTCGATCCCGAGGCGCTGCTGCGGTTCCTCGACCGCGTGGAGACGTACCGGCGGACGATCCCCGTGCTCGCGGGGGTGTGGCCGCTCCTCAGCTTCAAGAACGCCGAGTTCATGAACAACGAGGTCCCCGGCGTGGTCGTGCCGAAGGCGATCCTCGAACGGATGGCGCGATGCCGGACCAGGGAGGACGGACGCAAGGCGGGGATCGAGATCGCCCGCGGGATCGTCGGGAGGATCTCGGACCGCGTGAACGGATTCCAGGTAAGCGCCCCGATGGGGCAGGTCGAGACGGCGCTGGCGGTTCTCGGAAAATCCACCTGA